One Tachysurus fulvidraco isolate hzauxx_2018 chromosome 2, HZAU_PFXX_2.0, whole genome shotgun sequence DNA segment encodes these proteins:
- the alpl gene encoding alkaline phosphatase, tissue-nonspecific isozyme, with protein MMYKENTIKAVTLILSCLLWQTHGKPLFPEQEKDPQYWNSWAQRTLAKALEVESNTNIAKNLILFLGDGMGVPTVTAARILKGQLNGDYGEEGQLEMDKFPYVALSKTYNTNAQVADSAGTATAYLCGVKANEGTVGVSAAAVRGHCNTTQGNEVTSILKWAKDAGKSVGIVTTTRVTHATPSAAYAHCVERDWYSDGEMPAEAVQEGCKDLSRQLMENIPNINVIMGGGRKYMLPKNMSDVEYPGEKKHSGTRKDGRNLIQEWIDRMKDKRGYYVWNKRDLLSVNPSSVEYLLGLFEPGDLAYDLERNISTDPSLTEMVDVAIKILRKNPKGFYLLVEGGRIDHGHHEGKAKQALYEAVEMDRAIGRADLLTSTHDTLTVITADHSHVFNFGGYTPRGNSIFGLAPMVSDVDQKPFTAILYGNGPGFKLINGSRVNVSTVDYQENNYQAQAAVPLRMETHGGEDVAIFSKGPMAHLLHGVQEQNYIPHVMAYAGCIGLNKNHCSSGSSSAPSATTVPVTLALLIVISWLLC; from the exons ATGATGTACAAAGAGAACACGATTAAGGCTGTCACACTCATCTTGTCTTGCCTGCTATGGCAAACCCATGGGAAGCCTCTGTTTCCTG AACAGGAGAAGGATCCCCAATATTGGAACTCATGGGCACAGCGTACTCTGGCAAAGGCTCTGGAGGTAGAGAGCAATACAAACATTGCCAAGAATCTTATTCTTTTCCTGGGAGATG GTATGGGTGTACCTACAGTGACAGCAGCCAGGATCTTGAAAGGACAGTTGAATGGTGACTATGGAGAGGAGGGTCAGCTGGAGATGGACAAGTTCCCCTATGTGGCCCTTTCTAAG ACCTACAACACGAACGCTCAGGTGGCAGACAGTGCTGGCACGGCCACGGCATACCTGTGTGGAGTGAAGGCCAACGAGGGCACGGTGGGTGTGAGTGCGGCAGCTGTGAGGGGCCACTGTAACACAACGCAGGGTAACGAGGTCACTTCCATCCTTAAATGGGCCAAAGATGCAG GGAAATCTGTGGGCATCGTAACAACAACACGAGTGACCCATGCCACCCCTAGTGCAGCGTATGCACACTGTGTGGAACGTGACTGGTATTCAGATGGAGAAATGCCTGCTGAGGCAGTGCAGGAGGGCTGTAAGGACCTCAGCAGACAACTCATGGAGAACATTCccaatattaat GTAATCATGGGTGGTGGACGAAAGTACATGCTGCCTAAAAACATGTCGGATGTGGAATACCCTGGTGAAAAGAAGCACAGTGGGACGCGCAAAGATGGCCGGAATCTGATTCAGGAATGGATTGACAGAATGAAGGACAAG AGGGGTTACTATGTTTGGAACAAAAGGGATCTTCTTTCAGTAAATCCCTCTTCTGTTGAATATCTACTGG GACTGTTTGAGCCAGGAGACTTGGCTTATGACTTGGAGAGGAACATCAGCACTGATCCTTCCCTCACCGAGATGGTGGATGTGGCTATAAAGATCCTCAGGAAAAACCCTAAGGGTTTTTATTTGCTAGTAGAAG GTGGGAGAATTGATCATGGACACCATGAAGGCAAAGCCAAACAGGCCCTGTATGAGGCTGTAGAAATGGACCGTGCCATTGGTCGAGCGGATCTCCTCACCAGCACCCATGACACCCTAACTGTTATTACTGCTGATCACTCACATGTGTTCAACTTTGGAGGCTACACACCACGAGGAAACTCCATCTTCG gactgGCACCTATGGTGAGTGATGTTGATCAAAAGCCCTTCACAGCCATTTTGTATGGGAATGGTCCTGGGTTCAAGCTCATCAATGGTTCCAGGGTCAACGTCTCCACTGTAGATTATC AGGAAAACAACTATCAAGCACAGGCAGCTGTTCCGTTACGCATGGAAACACATGGAGGTGAAGATGTTGCCATTTTCTCCAAAGGGCCTATGGCACACCTGCTTCATGGAGTGCAAGAGCAGAACTACATTCCCCATGTCATGGCTTATGCAGGCTGCATTGGCCTGAACAAAAACCATTGCTCCTCAGGCAGCAGCTCTGCTCCTTCAGCCACAACAGTCCCTGTCACACTAGCTCTACTCATCGTAATCTCTTGGTTATTGTGCTGA